Proteins encoded in a region of the Planococcus citri chromosome 1, ihPlaCitr1.1, whole genome shotgun sequence genome:
- the LOC135845057 gene encoding uncharacterized protein LOC135845057 has product MLRPFSLPKCLRAQREKRSLVLEPLYDFTFKKLFDPASTENKHVLINFLNSMLSGISLMNGDKIESVELLDSIPDLTINAAKEVKQDVVTNVLCKSTNGDQFIVNVSMQHEHHPYFSTHLQYHRAHIYSNQISEEELYSSPEGFGLLKPVAMLAICNFSVFSKTKHYISKIEFRDEDHPTEPTFLSKLISYVVVELSKFSITNFDEIKTDADKWSFFLKYAADEDQKSAIQQLVNSDADFKKAYEVLHADNWSLAELAESAKVATDDLIETIRREENQNIAENMLRNGVDPSVISKVTSLEMNEVEELRKQVEAEK; this is encoded by the exons ATGCTCAGACCTTTCTCGTTACCGAAGTGCCTGCGAGCCCAACGCGAA AAACGATCTCTAGTTCTCGAACCTTTGTACGATTTCACGTTCAAGAAGTTGTTCGATCCAGCTTCTACAGAAAACAAGCATGTTCttataaattttctcaacaGCATGTTATCCGGGATATCTCTCATGAACGGTGACAAAATAGAAAGTGTCGAACTACTAGATTCAATTCCTGATTTGACCATAAATGCTGCCAAAGAAGTTAAACAGGACGTCGTGACCAATGTATTATGCAAGTCTACGAATGGTGACCAGTTCATCGTGAATGTGAGCATGCAGCACGAGCACCACCCATATTTTTCGACCCATTTGCAGTATCATCGTGCTCACAtttattcaaatcaaatcagTGAAGAAGAATTATATTCTTCCCCTGAAGGCTTTGGGTTATTAAAACCAGTCGCCATGTTGGCAATCTGCAATTTCTCAGTATTCAGCAAAACGAAGCATTATATATCAAAAATCGAGTTCAGAGATGAAGATCACCCGACAGAAccaacatttttgtcaaaactgatATCGTACGTGGTTGTTGAActgtccaaattttcaattaccaaCTTCGATGAAATTAAGACTGACGCTGATAAATGGAGTTTCTTTCTCAAGTACGCTGCAGATGAAGATCAAAAGTCAGCGATTCAACAACTCGTAAATAGTGATGCGGATTTTAAAAAAGCGTACGAAGTATTGCACGCTGATAACTGGTCTTTGGCTGAATTGGCTGAGTCTGCCAAGGTTGCCACTGATGATCTCATTGAAACTATTCGTCGCgaagaaaatcaaaacattGCCGAGAACATGTTACGAAATGGCGTGGATCCTTCTGTTATATCGAAAGTGACTAGTTTGGAAATGAACGAAGTTGAAGAGTTGAGAAAACAAGTTGAAGCTGAAAAATGA